The following coding sequences lie in one Flavobacterium sediminis genomic window:
- a CDS encoding septal ring lytic transglycosylase RlpA family protein — protein sequence MGFKASETDDSNKIKRDSVQQDSLKRNKFYKTNVHASYYHDKFNGRKTASGQLFDNKLYTAAHRTLKFGTKVKVINPDTDKSVIVVINDRGPFVSGREIDLTKKAFSVIADSKRAGFLIVNLEIIE from the coding sequence TTGGGATTCAAAGCGTCTGAAACAGATGATTCTAATAAAATAAAGCGTGATTCAGTACAACAGGATTCACTAAAAAGAAATAAATTCTACAAAACAAATGTCCATGCGTCTTATTATCATGATAAATTCAATGGCAGAAAGACAGCAAGCGGACAACTATTTGATAATAAATTATATACTGCAGCACATAGAACACTGAAATTCGGGACAAAAGTTAAAGTGATTAATCCCGATACCGATAAATCAGTGATCGTGGTAATTAATGACAGAGGGCCGTTTGTTTCGGGTAGGGAAATAGACCTCACCAAAAAAGCCTTTAGTGTAATAGCAGATAGTAAAAGAGCAGGTTTCTTAATTGTAAACCTAGAGATCATAGAGTAA
- a CDS encoding TonB-dependent receptor, with translation MGLGAKYEIFERFSIDADWRNYDKLYANVSARKENIELPSYDLVDAGISYKMLVGKDKKNSVGFRFNMNNVFNEVYLSELTTANKVQAGDETWNGINVSNAGYFGLGRTWNFSIRYNF, from the coding sequence TTGGGGTTAGGTGCTAAATATGAAATCTTTGAACGTTTCTCAATTGACGCTGATTGGAGAAATTACGATAAATTGTATGCAAATGTTTCTGCAAGAAAAGAAAATATAGAGTTACCGTCTTATGATTTAGTAGATGCAGGTATTTCATATAAAATGTTAGTAGGGAAAGATAAAAAGAACTCTGTTGGTTTCAGATTCAATATGAATAACGTTTTCAATGAAGTTTATTTATCTGAATTAACTACAGCAAACAAAGTTCAAGCCGGAGATGAAACTTGGAATGGAATTAATGTTTCAAATGCAGGATATTTCGGTTTAGGAAGAACATGGAATTTCTCAATCCGTTACAATTTCTAA
- the dinB gene encoding DNA polymerase IV: MDSNLFANRKIIHIDMDAFYASVEQMDNPELKGLPIAVGGSEQRGVVSAASYEARKFGVRSAMSSIHAKRLCPELIFVRPRFDRYKEISKKIRKIFLEYTDLVEPLSLDEAYLDVTVNKKGMPSATLIAQEIRKRILTETGLTASAGISINKFVAKVASDYNKPDGQKTVNPEEVEAFLEQLDIKKFYGIGKVTAEKMYQLGIFTGLDLKQKSREFLEKHFSNSGTYYYQISRGIHHSAVKPNRTIKSVGAERTFFENLSSEIFLEDKIINIADELEKRLQRSKIAGKTITLKLKYSDFSLQTRSKTLPYFISDKNLIIDVAKELLYQERLKNSVRLLGISLHNLNNQFSKDTEPKQKSISIQLQFNFKD; this comes from the coding sequence ATGGATTCCAATTTGTTTGCCAATCGAAAAATAATCCACATTGATATGGATGCCTTTTATGCCTCTGTAGAACAAATGGATAATCCTGAATTAAAAGGCTTACCGATCGCTGTCGGAGGAAGCGAACAGCGAGGAGTAGTAAGTGCAGCTAGTTATGAGGCAAGAAAATTCGGTGTGCGCAGTGCAATGAGCAGTATTCATGCCAAAAGATTATGTCCGGAACTTATTTTTGTAAGACCCAGATTTGACCGCTATAAAGAAATATCTAAAAAAATCCGGAAGATATTCCTGGAGTATACTGATCTGGTAGAACCCTTATCACTAGATGAAGCTTATTTAGATGTTACAGTTAATAAAAAAGGGATGCCCAGTGCCACATTAATTGCTCAGGAGATAAGAAAAAGAATCCTTACAGAAACAGGTTTGACCGCTTCGGCAGGGATTTCAATTAATAAATTTGTCGCAAAAGTGGCTTCCGACTACAATAAACCAGACGGACAAAAAACAGTTAATCCTGAAGAAGTAGAAGCCTTTCTGGAACAATTAGATATTAAAAAGTTCTATGGGATCGGTAAAGTTACAGCAGAAAAAATGTATCAGTTAGGAATATTTACGGGACTGGATCTAAAACAAAAAAGCCGGGAGTTTCTAGAAAAACACTTTAGTAACAGCGGAACTTATTATTATCAGATCTCAAGAGGGATACACCACAGTGCCGTAAAACCGAATCGCACGATTAAATCGGTAGGAGCCGAGCGCACATTCTTTGAGAATCTCTCATCTGAAATTTTCCTGGAAGATAAGATTATAAACATCGCCGATGAATTGGAAAAACGTTTGCAACGCAGTAAAATAGCCGGTAAAACGATCACGCTAAAATTGAAATACTCTGATTTTTCACTACAAACAAGAAGTAAGACATTACCTTATTTTATATCTGATAAAAATTTAATCATTGATGTGGCAAAAGAGCTATTGTATCAGGAGCGACTGAAAAATTCTGTACGGCTTCTGGGAATCTCTCTTCACAATCTGAATAATCAGTTTTCAAAAGACACTGAACCTAAACAAAAAAGTATCTCTATTCAGTTGCAGTTTAATTTTAAGGATTAA
- a CDS encoding TetR/AcrR family transcriptional regulator: METKKHELIQRTLDYFLKYGSKNVTMDDIASEFGVSKKTIYSCFKNKEELVRDCTQFLWERFLEELDKIEVKDPIRKIILIYQKVIEHISSIRPVFVFSLKKYHKESFEDYDLYKVYFRDHIVLPLLKQAQEEGKIDTEVLLELFYQVNFDDIGERLWQLKFFEEYSNKMALEYFVIQKLKGIVKVDYLDLFLFS; the protein is encoded by the coding sequence ATGGAAACAAAGAAACACGAGTTGATTCAGCGAACATTGGATTATTTCCTGAAATACGGAAGTAAAAATGTTACTATGGATGATATCGCTTCTGAGTTTGGTGTTTCCAAAAAGACGATCTATTCCTGCTTTAAAAATAAGGAAGAACTCGTTCGTGACTGTACCCAATTTTTGTGGGAAAGATTTCTTGAAGAGTTAGATAAAATTGAAGTGAAAGATCCGATCAGAAAAATTATTCTGATCTATCAAAAAGTAATAGAGCATATTAGTTCAATAAGACCTGTGTTTGTTTTCTCTTTAAAAAAGTATCACAAAGAGTCATTTGAGGATTACGATCTCTATAAAGTATATTTCAGAGATCACATTGTATTACCATTGCTTAAACAAGCTCAGGAGGAAGGTAAGATCGATACTGAGGTATTACTGGAGCTGTTTTACCAAGTAAACTTTGATGATATCGGAGAGCGATTGTGGCAATTAAAATTCTTTGAAGAATATTCCAATAAAATGGCACTGGAATATTTTGTGATCCAGAAACTTAAAGGCATTGTGAAAGTAGACTATCTGGATTTGTTTTTATTCTCTTAA
- a CDS encoding CYTH domain-containing protein, whose product MKEIERKFLVKSDDFVKESTCINRIVQGYLNSAPERTVRVRIKSNKGYITVKGKSSANGISRFEWEKEIDVHEADALLVLCEEGMIDKTRYEVMVGIHVFEVDVFEGENKGLVLAELELKSEDEEFEKPEWLGEEVTQDPRYYNSYLSQHPYATW is encoded by the coding sequence TTGAAAGAGATTGAACGTAAATTTTTGGTCAAATCAGACGATTTCGTCAAAGAAAGTACTTGTATAAACCGAATTGTTCAAGGGTACTTAAACTCAGCTCCCGAACGTACGGTTAGGGTTCGCATCAAATCGAACAAAGGGTACATTACGGTTAAGGGAAAAAGTAGTGCAAACGGAATCAGCCGGTTTGAATGGGAAAAGGAAATCGATGTTCATGAGGCTGACGCTTTATTAGTACTTTGTGAAGAAGGAATGATCGATAAAACCCGTTATGAGGTAATGGTCGGGATTCATGTTTTTGAAGTAGATGTTTTTGAAGGAGAAAACAAAGGCTTGGTTTTAGCTGAATTGGAATTAAAATCAGAAGACGAGGAGTTTGAAAAACCGGAATGGTTAGGTGAAGAAGTCACACAGGATCCTCGCTATTACAACTCTTATTTAAGCCAACATCCTTACGCCACTTGGTAA
- a CDS encoding GbsR/MarR family transcriptional regulator translates to MDNNAEKEKEELIEMFGVHFEKFHMLPPLAARILATLILNSREKDLSFEDLVCITGASKSSVSTNINLLLKLEKIIYYTICGDRKKFFKPASLADRIKNHLVFIKSEQNIIKRISSYEEKYKRKPLTVMEEKSLEIYREYVNNFEVLLQDSIKKIEELETK, encoded by the coding sequence ATGGATAATAATGCAGAAAAGGAAAAAGAAGAATTAATAGAAATGTTTGGGGTACATTTTGAAAAATTTCACATGTTGCCACCTTTAGCAGCCAGAATCTTGGCTACTTTAATTCTGAACTCCAGAGAAAAAGACCTGAGTTTTGAAGATTTGGTGTGTATTACAGGGGCAAGTAAAAGTTCGGTCTCAACAAACATTAATCTGTTACTTAAACTAGAAAAAATCATCTATTATACAATTTGCGGAGATCGTAAAAAGTTTTTTAAACCTGCCAGCCTAGCCGATAGAATTAAAAACCATCTGGTTTTTATAAAGTCAGAACAAAATATAATAAAAAGAATCAGTAGTTACGAAGAAAAGTACAAAAGAAAACCTTTGACGGTTATGGAAGAGAAAAGTCTGGAGATCTATCGTGAATACGTCAATAATTTTGAAGTGCTGCTTCAGGATTCCATCAAGAAAATAGAAGAATTAGAAACCAAATAA
- a CDS encoding TolC family protein, with protein sequence MKKIILLIVVGLTMQSCFVAKNYKKPEVDTTNLYRTEEVLDSTSIGTLSWKELFTDVKLQEYINEGIQNNLDLQIALQNMASAEAVLKQGKAGYIPSLTGNATWTHQETSSNSQFGRLFSSIDQYELSGVLSWEADIWGKIRSTKRGALAAYLQTEAAKRTVQSELVAQIASLYYQMLATEEQIKVVTQTLENRKKSVEVIHALKDAGNVNEVGVKQTEAQQYATEVTLSDLKYNLRVLENSFNVLLNKKPGSVEKGNFNEQNITVDIKTGVPAMLLSNRPDVVSAELNFRNTFEQTNVARSNFYPSLTVTATGGFQSLELKEWFSAKSLFANIVTGLTQPIFNQRKIRTQYEVAKANQQVAYLQFEKSLLTAGKEVSDALASYTNETDKLVSRKKQLDALKAAANYSDELLQYGMVNYLEVLTAKDNALSTEINYIDNKYQQLNAVISLYKALGGGAN encoded by the coding sequence ATGAAAAAAATCATTCTTTTAATAGTTGTAGGGTTGACAATGCAATCGTGTTTTGTTGCCAAAAATTATAAAAAACCCGAAGTAGATACAACTAATTTATATAGAACAGAAGAAGTCTTAGACAGCACTTCCATAGGAACCTTATCTTGGAAAGAGCTTTTTACGGATGTTAAATTGCAAGAGTACATTAACGAAGGGATCCAAAATAATTTAGATCTTCAGATTGCTTTGCAAAACATGGCTTCAGCGGAAGCAGTGTTAAAGCAGGGAAAAGCAGGCTACATACCTTCTTTGACTGGTAATGCAACTTGGACACATCAGGAAACATCCTCAAATAGTCAGTTTGGGCGACTTTTCAGTAGTATCGATCAGTATGAACTATCGGGCGTGTTAAGTTGGGAAGCAGATATTTGGGGTAAAATCAGAAGTACAAAGAGAGGTGCTTTAGCGGCTTATCTTCAAACAGAAGCTGCTAAAAGAACAGTTCAGTCAGAACTAGTTGCCCAAATAGCCTCTTTATATTACCAGATGTTGGCAACAGAAGAGCAAATCAAAGTGGTAACACAAACGTTAGAGAATCGTAAAAAAAGTGTTGAAGTCATCCATGCTCTGAAAGATGCCGGAAATGTTAATGAAGTAGGAGTTAAGCAAACGGAAGCGCAACAATATGCTACCGAAGTAACGCTTAGTGATTTAAAGTACAATCTGAGAGTACTGGAAAACTCATTTAATGTGTTGTTAAACAAAAAACCGGGTTCTGTTGAAAAGGGTAATTTTAATGAACAGAATATAACGGTTGATATCAAAACAGGAGTGCCGGCAATGTTGTTGAGCAATCGTCCTGATGTGGTTTCAGCCGAATTAAATTTCAGAAATACTTTTGAACAAACCAATGTGGCTCGTAGTAATTTCTATCCTTCATTAACAGTAACAGCTACGGGAGGTTTTCAAAGTCTAGAGTTGAAAGAATGGTTTAGTGCGAAATCATTATTTGCAAATATTGTAACAGGTTTAACACAACCGATCTTCAACCAAAGAAAAATAAGAACACAATATGAAGTTGCTAAAGCAAATCAACAAGTAGCTTATTTACAGTTCGAAAAATCGCTTTTAACCGCCGGAAAAGAAGTGTCAGATGCTTTAGCAAGCTATACAAATGAAACAGATAAGCTGGTGTCTCGAAAAAAGCAATTAGATGCATTAAAAGCAGCAGCAAATTATTCAGATGAATTGCTTCAATATGGTATGGTAAACTATTTAGAAGTATTAACGGCTAAAGATAATGCGTTAAGTACTGAGATAAATTATATTGATAATAAATACCAACAGTTGAATGCTGTGATCAGCTTATACAAAGCACTGGGTGGCGGAGCAAATTAA
- the dprA gene encoding DNA-processing protein DprA → MQQNDLFFTLALLQVEGIGDVISKRLLQNFDTAEEVFKAKKTTLAKIDGVGKLLIENLKNPSVFQKAEKELFFLEQEKIKVLFYKDDIYPERLKHCFDAPVILFQSGNVEMKQQKLISIVGTRKMTTYGSDFTRRFIEDLAPLNPTIISGFAYGVDILSHQMAMDHGLQTIGVLAHGLNQIYPKNHKRYMVKMEQKGGFLTEFWTHTKPDRENFVKRNRIVAGISEAIIVIESAEKGGSLITAQIANDYNREVFAVPGRAGDKYSQGCNHLIKTQRAQLLTSAADLVYMLNWEVKKKEPKPVQKQLFVSLTPEEQKVYDFLFRNGREHLDSLSQICGIPVFKLSGILLNMELKGVVKPLPGKSFEAI, encoded by the coding sequence ATGCAACAGAACGATTTGTTCTTTACACTTGCTTTATTGCAAGTGGAAGGAATAGGAGATGTGATCTCAAAAAGATTATTACAAAACTTCGATACTGCTGAAGAAGTTTTTAAAGCCAAAAAGACAACATTGGCAAAAATAGACGGGGTAGGGAAACTACTTATCGAAAATTTAAAGAACCCCTCAGTTTTTCAAAAAGCAGAAAAGGAATTATTTTTTCTGGAGCAGGAAAAAATAAAAGTTCTGTTTTACAAAGATGATATCTATCCGGAACGATTGAAACATTGCTTTGATGCTCCGGTTATCTTGTTCCAATCCGGAAATGTAGAAATGAAACAGCAAAAACTGATAAGTATTGTCGGTACGCGAAAAATGACAACTTATGGTTCTGATTTTACCAGAAGATTTATTGAAGATTTAGCACCGTTAAATCCCACAATCATTAGTGGATTTGCCTATGGAGTAGACATCCTTTCACATCAGATGGCGATGGATCATGGTTTACAAACTATAGGTGTTCTGGCACACGGTTTAAATCAGATATATCCTAAAAATCACAAAAGATATATGGTAAAAATGGAACAGAAAGGAGGTTTTCTAACGGAGTTTTGGACACATACAAAACCGGACAGAGAGAATTTTGTTAAAAGAAATCGTATTGTAGCCGGAATAAGCGAGGCCATTATTGTAATTGAAAGCGCAGAAAAAGGAGGTTCACTCATTACGGCTCAGATAGCCAATGATTATAACAGAGAAGTATTTGCTGTTCCGGGAAGAGCGGGAGATAAGTATAGTCAAGGGTGTAATCATCTTATTAAAACACAAAGAGCACAATTGTTAACATCGGCAGCAGATTTGGTCTACATGCTTAATTGGGAAGTTAAAAAGAAAGAACCTAAACCTGTTCAAAAACAATTATTTGTTTCTCTGACGCCTGAGGAACAAAAAGTATATGATTTCTTGTTTCGTAACGGGAGGGAGCACTTGGATAGTCTTTCTCAAATATGTGGCATACCTGTTTTTAAATTGTCAGGAATCTTATTGAATATGGAATTGAAAGGAGTCGTAAAGCCTTTGCCCGGAAAATCTTTTGAAGCCATTTAA
- a CDS encoding efflux RND transporter periplasmic adaptor subunit produces the protein MKKKFVSAVVFVSVLFVSCKKEQQQQAKPVMPYKVVQIAKTNTTLQAEYPATLEGVMDIDIRPKVDGYIQKIFVDEGQEVKKGQVLFKLETQSVSQDAAAAKAKVDAAQVEVDRLVPLVERNIISKVQLETAKANLASAKSTYQSVIANIGYATITSPVNGVVGTIPYRLGTYVNSQTDQPLTRVSDITKVYAYFSVSEKQQLDMVMNSEGKTFQDKIAKMPAVSLILSNGIEYSQKGKVETFSGLANPETGSFNVRAGFPNPEKILRSGGTGTVTIPTDLKDVILIPQSATMEMQDKTIALVVDKENKVKMVPVEVRPVPGGKFFVVDKGLNVNDKVLIEGVGLITEGTPIKPEVVPLNDILNPTEK, from the coding sequence ATGAAAAAGAAGTTTGTTTCAGCCGTAGTGTTTGTTAGTGTTCTTTTTGTTTCGTGTAAAAAAGAACAACAGCAACAAGCGAAACCAGTAATGCCTTATAAAGTTGTGCAAATTGCTAAAACCAATACAACATTGCAGGCAGAATATCCGGCTACCCTTGAAGGGGTCATGGATATTGACATCCGTCCTAAGGTTGACGGTTATATTCAAAAAATCTTTGTTGATGAAGGACAGGAAGTAAAAAAAGGACAAGTTCTTTTTAAATTAGAAACCCAATCTGTATCCCAAGACGCAGCAGCAGCAAAAGCAAAAGTAGATGCTGCTCAGGTTGAAGTGGATCGTTTAGTTCCGTTAGTGGAAAGAAACATCATTAGTAAAGTACAATTAGAAACAGCTAAAGCAAATCTTGCAAGCGCAAAAAGCACTTATCAAAGTGTAATTGCAAATATCGGATATGCTACTATAACAAGTCCGGTTAACGGAGTTGTAGGTACAATCCCGTATCGATTAGGAACGTATGTAAACAGTCAGACAGATCAACCGCTAACCCGTGTTTCTGATATCACTAAAGTATATGCTTATTTCTCAGTAAGTGAAAAGCAGCAATTGGATATGGTAATGAATTCCGAAGGAAAAACATTTCAGGATAAAATTGCTAAAATGCCGGCTGTAAGCCTGATCTTAAGTAATGGGATAGAATACAGTCAAAAAGGAAAAGTAGAAACTTTTAGTGGTTTAGCTAACCCGGAAACAGGTTCGTTTAATGTGAGAGCCGGTTTTCCTAATCCGGAAAAGATATTACGTTCAGGAGGAACAGGAACTGTAACAATTCCGACAGATTTAAAAGATGTAATTCTTATTCCTCAAAGCGCTACTATGGAAATGCAAGATAAAACAATTGCTTTAGTAGTTGATAAGGAAAACAAAGTGAAAATGGTACCGGTTGAAGTGCGTCCGGTTCCCGGAGGAAAATTCTTTGTAGTAGACAAAGGCTTAAATGTAAACGATAAAGTTCTTATCGAAGGAGTAGGACTAATTACAGAAGGGACACCTATTAAACCGGAAGTAGTTCCATTGAACGACATATTAAATCCGACTGAAAAATAA
- a CDS encoding efflux RND transporter permease subunit: protein MLRKFIDRPVLSTVISIIIVILGILGLITLPVSQYPEIAPPTVTVSASYQGASAEVVMNSVVIPLEEQINGVEDMTYMTSTSSNDGSATINIYFKLGTNPDMAAVNVQNRVSRATPLLPQEVTRAGVTTAKRQSDNILIFGLYSANETYDMTFLQNYANINIIPKLKRVTGVGEAMVFGQKDYSMRIWLKPDVMASHSLVPADVMNLLSEQNIEAAPGQFGEDSDQSFQYTLKYKGRLQSIKEFEQIVVKSTENGEVLRLGDIARVELGAQNYASNTLINGHQAVAVAIAQTAGSNAQEVIEGCLKVLEQSEVSFPKGVEYASLVNANDFLEESISKVLHTLIEAFILVFIVVFVFLQDWRSTLIPAISVPVAIVGTFFFLNLFGFTINMLTLFALVLAVGIVVDDAIVVVEAVHAKMEAGEHNPKKAAHSAMDEISGAIISITLVMSAVFIPVSFISGSAGVFYKQFGLTLAVSIVLSAINALTLSPALCAIFLKPHDEHENSKKGLLKRFYTAFNVAFDSTTSKYKRSVEFFLNRKWLAFFGIIVFAGIFVFLMNITPKSFVPNEDTGTIMSDVSLPPSTSLERTEAVLLQIENAVKDIPEIERVLRISGRSLISGTGSNYGMIIVNLKPWAERKEVNQEINAVVGELFKRTATIKDARVIFFARPTLTGFGFSSGFEFQLQDQKGGTIQELNTIKDKFLGALNSRPEIKYATTSFSPNYPQYQIDLNVPAIKKSGLTVSDVLGTMQGYYGGVYASNFNKFGKQYRVMYQAEPEYRSDPESLNKVMVRTASGVMAPISQFIDLKKVFGPQVINRFNLFTSVNINGAPADGFSSGDAINAIEEVAQQTLPIGYGYEYSGMTREEINAGGQTVFIFLLCLIFVYFLLSAQYESYMLPFAVLLSLPVGLAGAFIFAYLFNVSNNIYLQITLIMLIGLLAKNAILIVEFAADARRKGMSISQAAVQGAVARLRPILMTSFAFILGLVPLMLAQGAGAVGNQSIGTGAIGGMLIGTIFGVLIIPVLFVVFQSLQEKVSSKNA from the coding sequence ATGTTAAGAAAATTTATTGACAGACCCGTGTTGTCAACGGTGATTTCTATTATCATCGTGATTTTGGGAATCCTGGGGCTTATCACTCTTCCGGTATCTCAATATCCGGAAATTGCACCGCCAACAGTTACGGTATCGGCTAGTTATCAGGGAGCCAGTGCCGAAGTAGTGATGAACTCGGTAGTTATTCCGTTAGAAGAGCAAATCAACGGGGTAGAAGATATGACCTATATGACTTCTACTTCAAGTAATGACGGTTCGGCAACGATTAATATTTATTTTAAGCTGGGTACAAATCCGGATATGGCTGCGGTAAACGTTCAGAATCGAGTGTCAAGAGCCACTCCGTTATTACCACAGGAAGTTACCCGGGCAGGTGTTACAACAGCTAAGCGTCAAAGTGATAACATTTTGATCTTTGGTTTGTATAGTGCCAATGAAACCTATGATATGACATTTCTCCAAAACTATGCTAATATCAATATTATCCCTAAATTAAAAAGGGTAACAGGTGTTGGTGAGGCTATGGTTTTCGGACAGAAAGATTATTCGATGCGTATTTGGTTAAAACCGGATGTAATGGCTTCACATAGTTTGGTTCCGGCTGATGTAATGAATTTATTGTCGGAACAGAATATTGAAGCGGCTCCAGGACAATTCGGTGAGGATAGTGACCAATCTTTTCAATATACTCTAAAATATAAAGGACGTTTACAAAGTATCAAAGAGTTTGAGCAAATAGTAGTGAAGTCAACAGAGAATGGAGAAGTTTTACGTTTAGGAGATATTGCCCGTGTGGAACTAGGGGCTCAAAATTATGCAAGTAATACTTTGATCAACGGACATCAGGCAGTGGCAGTAGCCATTGCACAGACTGCCGGTTCAAATGCACAGGAAGTTATTGAAGGTTGTTTGAAAGTTTTAGAACAATCAGAAGTAAGTTTCCCTAAAGGAGTTGAATACGCATCTTTGGTTAACGCAAATGATTTCCTGGAAGAATCCATTTCAAAAGTACTTCATACCTTAATTGAAGCCTTTATATTAGTGTTTATCGTGGTATTTGTATTCTTACAGGACTGGAGATCTACATTGATTCCGGCAATTTCAGTACCGGTAGCTATTGTAGGTACATTTTTTTTCCTGAACTTATTCGGATTTACGATAAACATGTTAACCTTGTTTGCGTTAGTGTTGGCAGTAGGTATTGTTGTGGATGATGCTATTGTGGTAGTAGAAGCGGTCCATGCTAAAATGGAAGCCGGCGAGCACAATCCTAAAAAGGCAGCTCACAGTGCAATGGATGAGATCAGTGGGGCTATTATTTCCATTACCTTAGTAATGTCGGCCGTATTTATCCCTGTTTCGTTTATTAGTGGATCAGCCGGAGTATTTTATAAGCAGTTTGGTTTAACATTAGCCGTTTCGATTGTTTTATCAGCGATTAATGCACTTACTTTATCACCTGCATTGTGTGCTATTTTCTTAAAACCGCATGATGAACATGAAAACAGTAAGAAAGGACTTTTAAAACGTTTTTACACAGCATTTAATGTTGCTTTTGATTCTACAACCAGTAAATACAAAAGATCAGTTGAGTTTTTCTTGAATCGTAAATGGTTAGCATTCTTCGGCATCATTGTTTTTGCAGGAATCTTCGTTTTCTTAATGAATATTACACCAAAGTCTTTCGTGCCGAATGAAGATACCGGAACAATTATGTCTGACGTGTCATTGCCGCCGAGTACTTCTTTAGAGCGTACGGAAGCTGTACTGTTACAAATTGAAAATGCCGTAAAAGACATCCCTGAAATTGAAAGAGTTTTGCGTATTTCAGGGCGAAGTTTGATCAGTGGTACAGGAAGTAATTACGGAATGATCATCGTAAACTTAAAGCCATGGGCTGAACGTAAAGAAGTGAATCAGGAAATTAATGCAGTTGTGGGCGAATTGTTTAAAAGAACAGCTACGATTAAAGATGCTAGAGTAATTTTCTTTGCCCGCCCTACTTTAACCGGTTTCGGTTTCAGTAGTGGATTTGAATTTCAGTTACAGGATCAAAAAGGAGGAACTATTCAGGAACTGAATACCATTAAAGATAAGTTTTTGGGAGCATTGAACAGTCGTCCTGAGATTAAGTATGCAACGACTTCATTCTCACCTAACTATCCGCAATATCAAATTGATTTGAATGTTCCGGCAATTAAGAAATCAGGTTTAACAGTATCGGATGTGTTGGGTACTATGCAAGGATATTACGGTGGGGTTTATGCCTCTAATTTTAATAAGTTTGGAAAACAATACCGTGTAATGTATCAGGCTGAACCGGAATACAGAAGTGATCCGGAATCGTTGAACAAAGTAATGGTTCGTACGGCTAGTGGCGTTATGGCACCGATATCACAGTTTATAGATCTGAAAAAAGTATTCGGACCACAGGTAATCAATCGTTTTAACTTGTTTACTTCCGTAAATATTAATGGAGCGCCTGCTGACGGATTCAGTTCAGGAGATGCTATTAACGCTATTGAAGAAGTAGCTCAGCAAACTTTACCGATCGGATATGGTTATGAATATTCTGGGATGACTCGTGAAGAGATCAATGCCGGTGGTCAAACAGTCTTTATTTTCTTGTTGTGTTTGATCTTTGTTTATTTCTTGTTATCTGCACAGTATGAAAGTTATATGTTGCCGTTTGCAGTATTGCTATCCTTGCCGGTTGGTTTGGCAGGAGCCTTTATCTTTGCTTATTTGTTTAATGTGAGCAATAATATTTACCTGCAAATTACATTGATCATGCTGATCGGTCTGTTAGCGAAAAACGCCATTTTGATTGTAGAATTTGCTGCTGATGCGAGAAGAAAGGGAATGAGTATTTCCCAAGCAGCCGTTCAGGGTGCTGTAGCTCGTCTTCGTCCGATTTTGATGACCTCATTTGCTTTTATTCTGGGGTTAGTTCCGTTGATGTTGGCACAAGGAGCCGGAGCCGTCGGAAACCAGTCGATCGGTACAGGAGCAATCGGAGGGATGTTGATAGGAACTATTTTTGGTGTTTTGATTATTCCGGTGCTGTTTGTTGTATTCCAAAGTTTACAGGAAAAAGTAAGTTCAAAAAATGCATAA
- a CDS encoding DUF3861 domain-containing protein, whose amino-acid sequence MKFDNHDDIFNLTEQTKESDRFEEFAPTFRAFMGKLKGKN is encoded by the coding sequence TTGAAATTTGATAATCACGATGATATTTTCAACCTGACAGAGCAAACTAAAGAATCAGACAGGTTTGAAGAATTTGCACCGACTTTCAGAGCATTTATGGGAAAACTGAAAGGAAAAAATTAG